GCTGCTGTGTAGTAGGGTTAACGCTGCTGTGTAGTAGGGTTAACGCTGCTGTGTAGTAGGGTTAACGCTGCTGTGTAGTAGGGTTAACGCTGCTGTGTAGTAGGGTTAACGCTGCTGTGTAGTAGGGTTAACGCTGCTGTGTAGTAGGGTTAACGCTGCTGTGCTGTGTAGTAGGGTTAACTGTGTTGTTTGTTCTGTACTGTGTAGTAGGGTTAACTGTGTTGTTTGTTCTGTACTGTGTAGTAGGGTTAACTGTGTTGTTTGTTCTGTACTGTGTAGTAGGGTTAACTGTGTTGTTTGTTCTGTATTGTGTAGTAGGGTTAACTGTGTTGTTTGTTCTGTATTGTGTAGTAGGGTTAACTGTGTTGTTTGTTCTGTACTGTGTAGTAGGGTTAACTGTGTTGTTTGTTCTGTGTAGTAGGGTTAACTGTGTTGTTTGTTCTGTACTGTGTAGTAGGGTTAACTGTGTTGTTTGTTCTGTGTAGTAGGGTTAACTGTGCTGTTTGTTCTGTACTGTGTAGTAGGGTTAACTGTGTTGTTTGTTCTGTATTGTGTAGTAGGGTTAACTGTGTTGTTTTTGCTAGATGtgtctatgtgctgtgtgtgATGATGTGGAGGAGTTGCAGTCTGACTCATGTGGGGCCGGGGCCAGCCAGCTCTAGTCACTCAGAGACAGGCAGCGCTGTGAGGCTCCTAACAGTTCCTTTGTCTGGGGCTGCTGCATGAAAGGCCTCTGTCTCCTGGTGATTTCTGCCTCTGAACCCACCACTGTCAGGTCTGATTTCATGCTATTTCCTGAGCCCCCGCTAAAGAATACCcactttccctcctccctccacccttcctgctcctgctccttcctccaaccccctcctctttccccctctgccCACTGAAGAGGCAGGGCTGGTATTACTGTGGCTGGGTGAAGTCTGGAGTGCTGCCGCATATTGGATTGCATCATAGATGGCTATGGAGGCCTGTCCTTCTCGCTTTCTCACTCTAAGTCATAATTAGCAGTTGAATGGTCAGAGGTTAGATGTTTAGTGTTTCCTGTATGCACAGTAACTCAGGTATGTGCTCTCCTCTTTTGGCCCTCCCAGGCAGCAAGCATGAGGATGGCACCCAGAGCGACTCCGAGAACGGAATTGGTCTGCGCTTCGGCAACCGGAGGCTGGCTTtggaggagaggctgagggtGGCGCAGGGAGGACAGGGGGGTCAGGGGGGCCGGACCACCAGCAACAGGACCTCCTTCATGATCGAGTTCTACGATGATGAGAACTCCCGCAAGCGACGATCCTACTCCTTCTCGCAGACTGCACCACTGCTTGGGGGCGCGGCCGGGGAGGCTCTGTGCCCCACGCCCCCCTCCCACCCTAAGTCCCCCTCTACCACAGCCACAGACTTCAGCAAGGCCCCGTTATCAGCGGCCCTGATAGCGGGTGCCCCCACGGCCGCCCGGGTCCTGATGAAGCAGAGGTCTGAGGACCAGAGCATAGGAAGGAGCTCGGTCAGTACAGGTCACCAGACAATTGAGCCCAGCCCCAGTGAGGAGGGTTTGAGGACCCCTCGGTCTcagggggacagggacagggagcaGGAGGATGACCAGAGCGATAAGGGAACCTACACCATTGAGCTGGAGAACCGCAAccctgaggaggaggaggccagGCGCATGATAGACAAGGTATGGCCAGCTTTCTGAAGTATTTTCACACACCTCAAGGATTTATCTTTATGGGTTGGGTTGCTGTGAATAcgatttttatttgaaaaatatattttctgaATTGCAGGTAGGAAAGCTGACCTGGTTTGAATGTAAGAATGGCCAAGTTCTATGTGTCTTGAATTAACTGTATAAAAGGTCATGTTGTTTTTCTTCAGTTTTCTAAAATGTCCGCCATAAATAACATCCACTAAGCATGCTGAGCTTTTGAAGCTGTAATGACCTGTCATAATGAATTATTACATCGCTATTTCCCGAATGAAAAGCATTTTACTATGTCCTCTGATGCTCTGTGACCCATGGGTTAAAGTACATTAGATTTCATTTTGTAATGTATTTTATTTCCAACTGAATGTGGTCGTTGCGAGACCAATTTAAAATATTTACATTGTACAATATGTAGTCTCAAGCTTTTATACACTGAAGGTCTTGATCAGGCACTCACTAATATACACATTTTCAATGGTATATTAAGAAAGAAATGTTACTGTCAGGAAATGGTATACCCAGCAGCATAGGTCTTTGCCCTGATGTGGCGGTCAATTTCCCTTAAGTCTCTCTGTTCTAATTAGCTCatataaacagtcacacacaatgAGAGAGTGAGCTATATAACCTGCTGCATAACCTGGCTGTCACAATCCAGTGCAACAGCTGCAATAATAAAAACCACAGTTAACACAGCACAAGACTCAATCATAAGACTCACGCACAAGACTCAATCATAAGACTCACGCACAAGACTCAATCATAAGACTCACGCACAAGACTCAATCATAAGACTCACGCACAAGACTCAATCATAAGACTCACGCACAAGACTCAATCATAAGACTCACGCACAAGACTCAATCATAAGACTCACGCACAAGACTCAATCATAAGACTCACGCACAAGACTCAATCATAAGACTCACGCACAAGACTCAATCATAAGACTCACGCACAAGACTCAATCATAAGACGCACGCACAAGACTCAATCATAAGACTCACGCACAAGACTCAATCATAAGACTCACGCACAAGACTCAATCATAAGACTCACGCACAAGACTCAATCATAAGACTCACGCACAAGACTCAATCATAAGACTCACGCACAAGACTCAATCATAAGACTCACGCACAAGACTCAATCATAAGACTCACGCACAAGACTCAATCATAAGACTCACGCACAAGACTCAATCATAAGACTCACGCACAAGACTCAATCATAAGACTCACGCACAAGACTCAATCATAAGACGCACGCACAAGACTCAATCATAAGACTCACGCACAAGACTCAATCATAAGACTCACGCACAAGACTCAATCATAAGACTCACGCACAAGACTCAATCATAAGACTCACGCACAAGACTCAATCATAAGACTCACGCACAAGACTCAATCATAAGACTCACGCACAAGACTCAATCATAAGACTCACGCACAAGACTCAATCATAAGACTCACGCACAAGACTCAATCATAAGACTCACGCACAAGACTCAATCATAAGACTCACGCACAAGACTCAATCATAAGACTCACGCACAAGACTCAATCATAAGACTCACGCACAAGACTCAATCATAAGACTCACGCACAAGACTCAATCATAAGACTCACGCACAAGACTCAATCATAAGACTCACGCACAAGACTCAATCATAAGACTCACGCACAAGACTCAATCATAAGACTCACGCACAAGACTCATTCATATAAGACTCACGCACAAGACTCAATCATAAGACTCACGCACAAGACTCAATCATAAGACTCACGCACAAGACTCAATCATAAGACTCACGCACAAGACTCAATCATAAGACTCACGCACAAGACTCAATCATAAGACTCACGCACAAAACTCATTCATATAAGACTCACGCACAAGACTCAATCATAAGACTCACGCACAAGACTCAATCATAAGACTCACACACAAGACTCAATCATAAGACTCACGCACAAGACTCAATCATAAGACTCACATACAAGACTCAATCATAAGACTCACGCACAAGACTCATTCATAAGACTCACGCACAAGACTCAATCATAAGACTCACGCACAAGACTCAATCATAAGACTCACGCACAAGACTCAATCATAAGACTCACGCACAAGACTCAATCATAAGACTCACGCACAAGACTCAATCATAAGACTCACGCACAAGACTCAATCATAAGACTCACGCACAAGACTCAATCATAAGACTCACGCACAAGACTCACGCACAAGACTCAATCATAATACTCACGCACAAGACTCAATCATAAGACTCACACACAAGACTCAATCATAAGACTCACGCACAAGACTCAATCATAAGACTCACATACAAGACTCAATCATAAGACTCACGCACAAGACTCATTCATAAGACTCACGCACAAGACTCAATCATAAGACTCACGCACAAGACTCAATCATAAGACTCACGCACAAGACTCAATCATAAGACTCACGCACAAGACTCAATCATAAGACTCACGCACAAGACTCAATCATAAGACTCACGCACAAGACTCAATCATAAGACTCACGCACAAGACTCAATCATAAGACTCACGCACAAGACTCAATCATAAGACTCACGCACAAGACTCATTCATATAAGACGCACGCACAAGACTCATTCATAAGACTCACGCACAAGACTCATTCATAAGACTCACGCACAAGACTCAATCATAAGACTCACGCACAAGACTCAATCATAAGACTCACGCACAAGACTCATTCATAAGACTCATGCACAAGACTCAATCATAAGACTCACGCACACGACTCAATCATAAGACTCACGCACAAGACTCAATCATAAGACTCACACACAAGACTCAGTCATAAGACTCACGCACAAGACTCATTCATAAGACTCACGCACAAGTCTCATTCATAAGACTCACGCACAAGACTCAGTCGTAAGACTCACGCACAAGACTCACTCATAAGCATCAAGCACAAGACTCATTCATAAGACTCATGAGTAACTCCCTTAACCATACACAATTTAGAAAAGATGAGCAGAAGTGTCATCATCCATCCTCGCCTTCTTCCAAATGAACTGTTCTATTGACACCTAGGGACTAGTTTATGATCATAATACCTTTGCTGCAAAACAAGCTTAGCCTCTAGCTAGCGCTCACTCTGAACACAGCATTCCACATGTAACATACCGCTGTAGAGCGAATCTAATGGGGCTCACCATCGAGCTCTCTCCATTATTCCATCGTCCTCCAGGGAGTTTAGAAAACCACCAGTTTGCTTATGTGACAGCTGCCTGCGTGCTTTCTCATGCTGAATGAAAATCTCAGAAGTCTCAGAAGTAGAGAAGTAAGGATTTACTGCCGGTTTAAGATTCCCCCCAAAAAGCTATTTAAACTCTTAAACATGTAGCCCTGAGATGTCATTTTTGACTCATTAAATATTTATATGGTACTTAAAAGATGGCAATTGGGGCATGGAGTAAGTGGAGAGGGGGTGGGGCATTGGTTGTCAGATTTATTTAGAGCATAGGCTGGGAAGTCTTCTCTAAACTAGAAGTGTGATGATGGTAATTCCTATAATTAGCTGACACAGTAATTGGCACACTGCTCCCTGTCTTTTTACATGGCCGTTATGGATGTGTGAAGTGTGTGGGGGCAGTGCTTTGATCCAACTGGCCCTCATGTTGGTCCAATATCAGCCACCTTTGTCTATGTAGTAGACTACCGTGAGTGGCAGTGATGAGTCATCAAGCTCTTTATTTTCTTGATGCTCAGGTGTTTGGGGTGGAGCAGAACCAGGATCCGTCTGTCTCAGGACCAGTAGAACACCAACAGGGAGAAGcagggaaggagaagaaggagaggaagaagaccACAGAGACGGGAGAAACTGAAAAACCAAGCTGCCTTCCATCTGAGGTAAAACACCCCTTCCATGGAGACACAAATTATTATACCCAATCTCTCACAGCTTTTAGTCATCATAGTCCCCAtagcatctacagttgaagtcagaagtttacatacacttaagttggagtcattaaaacttgtttttcaaccactccacaaatttcttgttaacaaactatagtcggttaggacatctactttgtgcatgacacaagtaatttttccaacaattgtttacagacagattatttcacttataattcactgtatcacaattccagtggatcagaagtttacatacactaagttgactttgcctttaaacagcttggaaaattccagaaaaggattccatgtctttagaagcttctgataggctgattgacataatttgagtcaattggaggtgtacctgtggatgtatttcaaggccttccttcaaactcagtgcctctttgcttgacatcatgggaaaatcgaaagaaatcagccaagacctcagaaaaaaattctggttcatccttgggagcaatttccaaacacctgaaggtaccatgttcctctgtacaaacaatagtacgcaagtataaacaccatgggaccacgcagccgtcataccacttaggaaggagatgtgttctgtctcctagagatgaatgtactttggtgcgaaaagtgcaaatcaatcccagaacaacagcaaaggaccttgtgaagatgctggaggaaacaggtacaaaattatctatatccacagtaaaacgagtcctatatcgacataacctgaaaggccgctcagcaaggaagaagccactgctccaaaaccaccataaaaaagccagactacggtttgaactgcacatggggacaaagattgtaccttttggagaaatgtcctctggtctgatgaaaccagaatagaactgtttggccataatgaccattgttatgtttggaggaaataggaggaggcttgcaagccgaagaaaccatcccatcatgttgtgggggtgctttgctgcaggagggactggtgcacttcacaaaatagatggcgtcatgagggaggaaaattatgtggatatattgaagccacatctcaaggcatcagtagggaagttaaagcttggtcgttaatgggtcttccaaatggacaatgaccccagcatacttccaaagttgtggcaaaatggcttaaggacagcaaagtctaggtattggagtggccatcacaaagccacaaactcaatcctatagaaaatttgtgggcagaactgaaaaagcttgtgcgagcaaggaggcctactaacctgactcagttacatcagctctgtctggagaaatgggccaaaattcaccaacttattgtgggaagcttgtggaaggctacccaaaacgtttgacccaagttaaacaatttaaaggcaatgctgccaaatactaattgagtgtatgtgaacttctgacccactgggaatgtgatgaaagaaataaaagctgaaattaatcattctctctactattattctgacatttcacattcttaatataaagtggtgatcctaactgacctaaaacagggaatttttacaaggattaaatgtcaggaattgtgaaaaactgagtaaatgtatttgtctaaggtgtatgtaaacttcaactgtatctcattCAGTGATGTGATGCTTGAGAAATGTAAACATTACTGAGATTCATTACTATGACCCTGACGTACTTGGGTGGAGTGGCTCGCTGTCTTTTTCTGTGACCCTCAGATTCCTTCTCAGGGACGGGACAGCCTCTGAAGACTGTTGAGTGTTAATATGCCAAAATAGCATTTATTTTCCAGTGGAACTCCCATTGTTTTCGCGTTCTGAGGGGAATGATGCCCAAAACAGAAATGAGTGACAGAGGCCTGTCTAAAGTGGCATATCTATAAACTCTAAATGGAGGAAAGCAGGAGCTCCTGATTGCATTAAGATGACTCTGTTGGAAGGGGAGTAGAGGACTAGTTGTGTCAGCCAGGCACTCCCTGACTTGACCACTTCCTTGTTATTGACAGAGTAGGCCACTCAGGGCCTGACCTAGTTCATAGAGCGATGAGAAATGACACTTTCCCCCTCCAGGCAAGTTCCATTCAGGCACGAGGGGAGGACGGagactgtatatacagtaggctacaatagTCTATGTGGATCCCTGATCTCGATATTCAGTACTATTTCTGCTATTCTGTTCAGTTACTATTTCTGCTTTAACTTGTGACTTTCTGATAGGACTCCATGCAAAGGAATACACTTTGGCTTTGTGAAAACAATATATTCTCCTCAGTAGCACTAGAGTGTATTAATAAAAACGGATATAGCCAGAGACCGATCATTGCTTAGACCATGCTTAGTTTAAAATATGAATCAGCTAATACATAATGAATATGATTTTACTCTTTAGGCTCATCACTGAAACATAAGACCATTCAGAGGTGAATGAATGGCAGCAGAGTTGTGTTCTGTGTCCTCCCTGCTACATGTGGATACTCCCTCCAGCTCTATGTGGCCAGTAGCAGGGATGTGTTGATTTGCTAGGTTAACTGTCTCTTCCCATAGCCGCTGTATCTCTGAATGGGGTGAAGTGCCATGAGTCTGTCAAGAGAGACTAggataactgtctctctctctctctctctctctctctctctctctctctctcgcactctctctcgtCAGAGTGTGTCTGAGAACCCGGTGGCAGTGGGCAGTAGTCGCTGGGTGTCTCAGTGGGCCAGTCTATCTGCTAACCACACCAGGACTGACCCAGAAGGGTCTGGGGCTGAGTCACCTGCCTTCGTCCATCAGCAAAGAGGTACAGTAGGGCTCCTATATTTATCAAAACCAGGATCATGTGGATCTGCATCTGTATTTgtgaaggtgtattttcttcacATAATAGCAGAAAACTAGAAATGTAGCTttactatttttgtttatttctgCCAGAAGCGGATGCCTTTGAGTCGGGCATGTCCATCCGAAGCGCCAGCTCTGCCACCTCCAGTCTCACAGAGCGCAAACGCAGGACCCTCCCCCAGCTCCCTATCGACGACCCCCGGGCTAAGCCAGGGAAGAGCTTGTCCGGCCTAGGCCTGCATCGCTCAGAGATCGGAGAGAAACAGGACACGGAGCCCCAGGAGAAGAGCCAGGTGGAGCATAAAGGAGACGGGGCGTGCTTTACCTCCATAGAGGAGGGGGATATGATGAAGGGCAAACAGAAACAGACCAAGGCCCCGCTACAGGCCTCCTCCAAGCCCCCTCTTAGACCTATGAGCAGCAGTGAGAAGAGGTCCGAGGAGAGAAGGAGGCGGGCGGAGGACAGGATTCAGCACCACATCAAAGAAGGAGTGGATGGGGGGGAGAAGTCAGGGGGCAAACCTTTGGTTCGCCAGGGCAGTTTCACCATCGAGAAGCCCAGTGGTGTGGTGCCCATTGAGCTGATCCCCCGGATCAAATGTGGTGCTGGTGTCCTGGGCCGCGAGCGCAGCGACTCTGTGGGCAGCATGGACACAGCCACCCTGCTGAAGGACACAGAGGCTGTCATGGCCTTCCTGGAGGCCAAGCTGAGGGACGAGAACAAGCTGGACAGAGCCAACCGGGCAGGTTCCATCTCCCCCGAGTCAGACGTGGACACGGCCAGCACCTATAGCCAggtggcaggggagggagagaagaaagcaGCCCACCAGAAACGCCGCTCCCTAAGCAGCCTGCACAAGGAGAAGAGCAACCTAAGCTCAACCTCCAAAACCGCTGCCAGCACCAACGCCCGCGAGCGCCTGGAGAGAAAGACCAAGACCAGAACTGATCCCAGCCGGCCAGATGTCCGCCGCTCCGTCCAGCCTGCCTCCTCGCGGTCACGCCAACCATCCCAGGACCTCACGGATGACGATCAGACCTCGTCTTTCCCCATCTCCGACATCCTCTCCTCTGACCAGGAGAGTTTGTATAGTCGCTCGTACGGCCGCAGCCACTTCACCTCTACGGATGACCTGCTACATTCAAAACTGGAGGCCAAATCCAGCAGCAAGACCAGCTCCAGTAAGTCCAGTAAGACCCTCCAAGCCGCCACAGCTTCCTCTCTGGGGAAACAGGCCTCTCTGCCCCAGCCACGGCCTACCAGAACGTCCCTGCTCCGCCGGGCCCGGCTGGGGGACACGTCCGACACGGACCTGCCTGATGCAGACAGGATGTCTGTGGCCTCCGAGGTGTCCACCACCAGTTCCACATCCAAGCCTCCGTCTGGTCGTAAAGGCCCCTCGCGGCTGGACATGCTGGCCCAGCCCAGGAGGACGCGGCTGGGCTCCATCTCGGCCCGTAGTGACTCAGAGTGTACTGTGGGCCGGAGCAGCACCTCCTCCCCTCGCCTGTCTGCAGAGACCGCCCTGCGTCTGGGACTCCGCTCCTCCACCCCCACCGACAACAAAATGGCTCCTCGCATGAGGGCCAACAGTGTGTCCAAGCTGACCGAGGCCAAGTCCAGAATCAGCCCCTCCATCCACAGCACTCCCTCAGGTGAGATCCTGCTCTCATCTCCGATACATTCCCTCTGATATAAGGTACAGCTTGAAAAATTCAGTATTCTATTATTTAATGTAAAAAACAGTTAAGGGGTAAAGGAGCAAGTCAAATGCTATGTGTGTTCTTTTCCCAGCCCTTTGTCTCCCCCCCATTCTGGTGTAAAGGAATGTTTAGGATTTTTCCACAATTACATCATTGCAGTTTTTGGGTAGCTTCTTGTCCTTTCTTGGTCATTGTTTGTccttgtccatgtgtgtgttgtgatCAGTGTAAATCACTCTCattgtctggctgtctgtcctgTTCAGAGAGCCCtcagcctgagcctgagccttcAGAGGAGGAGCTCATGGGTACTGTACCAgagagagctctgtgtgtgtgtgtttagtgtggtGTGTTTAGTGTGGTGCGTTTAGTGTGGTGTGTTTAGTGTGgtgtgttaagtgtgtgt
The sequence above is a segment of the Oncorhynchus kisutch isolate 150728-3 linkage group LG25, Okis_V2, whole genome shotgun sequence genome. Coding sequences within it:
- the cep170aa gene encoding centrosomal protein of 170 kDa isoform X8; translation: MSLTSWFLVSSGGTRHRLPREMIFVGRDDCELMLQSRSVDKQHAVINYELTSDEHKVKDLGSLNGTFVNDVRIQEQMYITLKIDDKLRFGYDTNLFTVVRGEMTVPDEALQHEKFTSQLQLSKKPSNGEPTKSPAKSPPKSPAKTPKSSSCRPAESKAAEGTMEPSAKPSESHKGDDKMAGDIAALHRGTPLYGQPSWWGDGDADDENSFKQETKTCGKKHDSSAADGREPKRSERPREDGLGPEPSYFEIPTKEAQMAEDSIHEIPTKDTEGAAATASASAQGHASPHAFTIEFDDTSPGKVTIKDHVSKLTPDHRPRPKKASHSGSKDLSTLQAAMMVSESKVADWLAQNDPPTVRSESTEDSKSIKSDVPVHFKRLKGSKHEDGTQSDSENGIGLRFGNRRLALEERLRVAQGGQGGQGGRTTSNRTSFMIEFYDDENSRKRRSYSFSQTAPLLGGAAGEALCPTPPSHPKSPSTTATDFSKAPLSAALIAGAPTAARVLMKQRSEDQSIGRSSVSTGHQTIEPSPSEEGLRTPRSQGDRDREQEDDQSDKGTYTIELENRNPEEEEARRMIDKVFGVEQNQDPSVSGPVEHQQGEAGKEKKERKKTTETGETEKPSCLPSESVSENPVAVGSSRWVSQWASLSANHTRTDPEGSGAESPAFVHQQREADAFESGMSIRSASSATSSLTERKRRTLPQLPIDDPRAKPGKSLSGLGLHRSEIGEKQDTEPQEKSQVEHKGDGACFTSIEEGDMMKGKQKQTKAPLQASSKPPLRPMSSSEKRSEERRRRAEDRIQHHIKEGVDGGEKSGGKPLVRQGSFTIEKPSGVVPIELIPRIKCGAGVLGRERSDSVGSMDTATLLKDTEAVMAFLEAKLRDENKLDRANRAGSISPESDVDTASTYSQVAGEGEKKAAHQKRRSLSSLHKEKSNLSSTSKTAASTNARERLERKTKTRTDPSRPDVRRSVQPASSRSRQPSQDLTDDDQTSSFPISDILSSDQESLYSRSYGRSHFTSTDDLLHSKLEAKSSSKTSSSKSSKTLQAATASSLGKQASLPQPRPTRTSLLRRARLGDTSDTDLPDADRMSVASEVSTTSSTSKPPSGRKGPSRLDMLAQPRRTRLGSISARSDSECTVGRSSTSSPRLSAETALRLGLRSSTPTDNKMAPRMRANSVSKLTEAKSRISPSIHSTPSESPQPEPEPSEEELMASNRWRRLPPEYGSTSEEEFGSNRNSPKPGRTLRPHSVLRGTRLGGSTSSLNSGQVGPGGMVLKHRMREQEEYIKDWTAHSEEIARISQDLAKDLAILAREIHDVAGEIDSVSSSGTAPSTTVSTAATTPGSAIDTREELVDRVFDESLNFRKIPPMVQNKAPEINGRPVELRPRAPDSLDSHSALRRRTWNRDEAVVDSLLLTSVSQLSAKIRQSVDKTAGKIRILFKDKDRNWDEIESKLRSESDIPLLKTSNKISSILVELKRVEKQLQVINVMVDPDGTLDALSSLGLTSPLTPKPTPGSQGPQEALPGPTASARGNTASSAPTEGSGSGSARDLGGLQFNRIHPSGEESAIPQK